The proteins below come from a single Mucilaginibacter mali genomic window:
- the rimM gene encoding ribosome maturation factor RimM (Essential for efficient processing of 16S rRNA) has protein sequence MKFPDHFKVATIGKTKGLKGEMQLYVDFAGLEDIKFNALFIDIAGKLVPYFVASYKPSIKNTAYLYLEDVDTIEKAAALLKKEVYLPNKLKPVKNEEDFTLFDLEGFLAVDIDEGELGIITAVHEYPQQIIAACDYDGTEILFPLNESTIKGIDVARNEVTVDLPEGLLDIYLE, from the coding sequence ATGAAATTCCCCGACCATTTTAAAGTGGCCACCATTGGCAAAACCAAGGGCCTTAAGGGCGAGATGCAGTTATACGTTGATTTTGCGGGTTTGGAGGATATCAAATTCAACGCCCTGTTTATTGATATTGCCGGTAAGCTGGTGCCCTATTTTGTGGCATCGTATAAACCATCCATCAAAAACACGGCTTACCTCTACCTGGAAGATGTGGATACCATTGAAAAGGCCGCCGCGCTTTTAAAAAAGGAAGTTTACCTGCCCAATAAATTAAAACCGGTAAAGAATGAAGAAGATTTCACCCTGTTCGATCTGGAGGGCTTCCTGGCTGTTGATATTGACGAGGGCGAACTGGGCATCATCACCGCCGTGCACGAATACCCGCAACAGATCATTGCCGCCTGCGATTATGATGGCACCGAGATCCTGTTCCCGCTAAATGAAAGCACCATTAAAGGCATCGACGTAGCACGAAACGAAGTTACAGTTGACCTGCCCGAAGGCTTGCTGGATATTTACTTAGAATAA
- a CDS encoding right-handed parallel beta-helix repeat-containing protein has protein sequence MKKLILLALFSAQCVFAFAKVYYVATDGKDDNPGTITKPLATIQKAQSLVAPGDTVYIRGGVYHMTEDQISQKLRGYACVSFLDKSGEPGKRINYWAYTKDKEKPVFEYSAVKPANFRVAAFYVTGSWIHLKGFEVTGVQVTIKTHTQSECFENHGSNNIYEQLSMHDGMAIGFYLLHGSDNLILNCDAYRNYDNFSENGRGGNTDGFGNHPQPGSKGNIFRGCRAWFNSDDGYDCINAYEATVFDHCWAMYNGMDSNFKSAGDGNGFKAGGYARRPASELPNPIPQNTIQFCLSVGNKANGFYSNHHIVGSFWYNNSAYKNTVNFNMLNRLKDEVNADVPGYGHKMRNNLGFAGRKETDMLDVSKCDLSHNYFDMNLTATADDFVSLDEKLLTAPRKADGSLPDNGFMKLKPGSQFVDKGVDIGFPFKGKAPDLGAFESGK, from the coding sequence ATGAAAAAACTGATACTGCTGGCCTTATTTAGCGCGCAATGCGTGTTTGCCTTCGCCAAGGTTTATTATGTGGCCACCGATGGTAAGGACGATAATCCCGGCACCATCACTAAGCCGCTGGCTACTATACAAAAGGCACAATCGCTGGTAGCCCCCGGCGATACGGTTTATATACGCGGCGGGGTTTATCACATGACCGAAGACCAGATCAGCCAGAAACTGCGGGGTTATGCCTGTGTTAGCTTTCTTGATAAAAGCGGCGAACCCGGCAAACGCATCAACTACTGGGCGTATACAAAAGATAAAGAAAAACCGGTGTTTGAATACTCGGCCGTAAAGCCGGCTAATTTCCGTGTGGCCGCTTTTTATGTGACCGGATCGTGGATACACCTGAAAGGCTTCGAGGTAACCGGCGTACAGGTAACCATTAAAACGCATACCCAGTCAGAATGCTTTGAGAACCACGGCAGCAACAATATTTACGAGCAACTGAGCATGCACGATGGTATGGCCATTGGCTTTTACCTGCTGCATGGATCGGACAACCTGATTCTGAACTGCGATGCTTACCGCAACTACGATAATTTTTCGGAGAACGGCCGCGGTGGCAATACCGATGGTTTTGGTAACCATCCGCAGCCCGGCAGTAAAGGTAATATCTTTAGGGGCTGCCGCGCCTGGTTTAACAGCGACGATGGTTACGACTGCATCAACGCTTACGAGGCGACAGTTTTTGATCATTGCTGGGCCATGTACAACGGCATGGACAGCAACTTTAAAAGCGCTGGTGACGGTAACGGCTTTAAGGCCGGTGGTTATGCCCGTCGCCCGGCCAGCGAATTGCCTAACCCCATTCCGCAAAATACCATACAGTTTTGTTTGTCGGTTGGCAATAAGGCCAATGGCTTTTATTCAAATCACCACATCGTGGGCAGCTTTTGGTATAACAACAGCGCCTATAAGAACACCGTTAACTTCAACATGCTAAACCGCCTGAAGGATGAAGTGAACGCCGATGTGCCCGGTTATGGTCATAAAATGCGCAATAACCTGGGTTTTGCAGGCAGGAAGGAAACCGATATGCTGGATGTCAGTAAGTGCGACCTGAGCCACAATTACTTTGATATGAACCTGACCGCCACTGCGGATGACTTTGTAAGCCTGGACGAAAAACTATTGACCGCCCCCCGCAAAGCCGACGGCAGCCTGCCCGATAACGGCTTTATGAAACTAAAACCCGGCAGCCAGTTTGTAGATAAAGGTGTTGATATTGGCTTCCCCTTTAAAGGTAAAGCGCCGGATTTAGGTGCTTTCGAATCGGGTAAATAA
- a CDS encoding Pls/PosA family non-ribosomal peptide synthetase has protein sequence MNPDLTLLATHTGIIRGDDRPDLLREETLASLFRQSAAEHAGNTALIFNDQSITYAQLNRWSDAVALQLAQIGIVPGNTVGVWHKRGIELHVAILGIIKAGAAYVPIDREQPAERAELVMTEVGASACFTEDLLNLSCPLFTVPPMPADDEEVELTTGPQPDDGAYVLYTSGSTGKPKGIPISHRNICHLIRAEQSVFNITDSDRVYQGFSVSFDMWCEETWVSYLAGATIWVADNTTSKAIDELAATLKEQRISILHAVPSLLAVMDDDIPTLRLINAGGEACTKQVLNRWGANPNRAFYNSYGPTETTVTATIARLQAGDEITIGDPLPNYNLAVVDEQLNLVPQGEQGELIISGPGLAIGYVNLPLLTAEKFVDKPAGLANMPGDRIYRTGDAASIKPDGSIDLHGRFDDQIKLRGYRIELGEIEVRLNAFDGVASAVVAVKKDAADQEHLVGYVVLKDMLNIEESLFRAELGKVLPSYMVPAVIVTLPEMPRMPSGKINRKALPVPPQLLVSYDNPLADAIDMNAPVSDRFYAVLNKIFPGKTISPEQDFFNDLGGHSLLAAAFVSRLRRDAGMPQASLKDVYMHRPLSALAASWESKVIEEKAPREYNKVKTWRYYTCWVAQTLSLPIIYGLFAIQVFIPYLGYYYIEQDLESKVYAIATALGLFCLLPPFFTLIAIISKWILIGRMKEGDYPLWGSYYFRWWFVRTLQNLLPVQFLTGTPLYPTYLRLMGAKVAPDAQLSAMTIGAEDLISIGSDVSISSGAVLNNAFVEDGWLKLRRISLGDHAYIGSSALIAGDARMEDWSELQDLSYLQTGKIIKPGEVWQGSPAVLKETKNIADLPQPLPVSKATRVKYKLLYTLTIFVFPFIILVPLLPTIVTVNNLDNAAPDYNFNYMIHVPGLAAIYIALFALETIVLTRLLQHNIKPGKYPVYSLMYVRKWFADQLMSLSLVVMHPIYATVYIGSFFRALGAKVGKNTEVSTASSVTHPLLEIGDNAFVADAVTLGEADVRAQQLILAKTTINNNSFVGNSALIPQGYTLPPNMLIGVLSTPPTPEQMAGNDARDWFGSPAIAIPRRQESNAFDASLVSKPSLKRKVARGSVELVRIILPETAIICFSILFIAYGHDIIVDKSFWEGFFWFPIYYLGIMGIPAFLLTVALKWVFIGKYKAEQKPMWTWKVWRSEAITTTYEALAVPFLLEYLQGTPWLPIALRLMGMKTGKRVWLNTTDFTEHDMIEIGDDTALNEDCGPQTHLFEDRVMKIGHVKIGERVNVGARTIILYDSEVGNDNNIEPLSLVMKGERLAPGTSWAGSPVNAV, from the coding sequence GTGAACCCTGATTTAACGCTATTGGCTACCCATACCGGCATCATCCGTGGTGATGACCGGCCCGATCTGCTGCGCGAAGAAACGCTGGCCTCTCTTTTCAGGCAAAGCGCTGCAGAACACGCGGGCAACACCGCCCTTATTTTTAACGATCAAAGCATAACCTACGCCCAACTTAATCGCTGGAGCGATGCTGTAGCCCTGCAACTTGCACAAATCGGGATAGTACCAGGAAACACGGTTGGCGTTTGGCATAAGCGCGGTATCGAGTTGCATGTGGCTATTTTAGGTATCATAAAAGCCGGAGCTGCCTACGTACCCATCGACCGTGAACAACCGGCCGAGCGTGCCGAACTGGTAATGACCGAGGTTGGCGCATCGGCTTGCTTTACCGAAGACCTGCTGAACTTAAGCTGCCCGCTATTCACCGTGCCGCCTATGCCTGCGGATGACGAAGAGGTCGAATTAACTACCGGTCCGCAGCCGGATGACGGGGCTTATGTGCTGTATACCTCTGGTAGTACGGGCAAGCCCAAGGGGATCCCCATCAGCCACCGTAATATTTGCCATTTAATACGTGCCGAACAGAGCGTCTTCAATATAACAGATTCCGACCGGGTTTACCAGGGTTTCTCGGTTTCGTTTGATATGTGGTGCGAGGAAACCTGGGTAAGCTATCTTGCAGGCGCTACCATTTGGGTAGCCGACAATACCACATCCAAGGCTATCGACGAACTGGCCGCTACGCTAAAAGAGCAGCGCATCAGCATATTACACGCCGTGCCCAGCCTGCTGGCGGTGATGGATGATGATATACCGACCCTAAGATTAATAAACGCCGGTGGCGAAGCCTGCACCAAACAGGTACTTAACCGCTGGGGCGCAAACCCCAACCGGGCATTTTATAACAGCTATGGCCCTACCGAAACTACAGTAACGGCCACCATTGCCCGTTTACAGGCAGGTGATGAGATCACCATCGGCGATCCGTTGCCTAATTATAACCTGGCTGTGGTTGATGAGCAACTGAACCTGGTACCACAAGGCGAGCAGGGCGAACTCATCATCAGCGGACCGGGACTGGCCATTGGTTATGTGAACCTGCCACTGCTAACCGCCGAAAAATTTGTAGATAAACCCGCAGGCCTGGCAAATATGCCCGGCGACCGCATTTATCGTACCGGCGATGCGGCCAGCATTAAACCCGATGGCAGCATCGACCTGCATGGCCGCTTTGACGACCAGATAAAACTGCGTGGCTACCGCATTGAGCTGGGTGAGATAGAAGTACGCCTGAACGCCTTCGACGGCGTGGCATCAGCCGTGGTGGCGGTTAAAAAGGATGCCGCCGATCAAGAGCATCTGGTAGGTTATGTAGTGCTGAAGGATATGCTGAATATCGAAGAAAGCCTTTTCCGCGCCGAACTGGGAAAAGTGCTGCCATCGTACATGGTGCCTGCCGTTATTGTTACCCTGCCCGAAATGCCCCGGATGCCCAGCGGCAAGATCAACCGCAAGGCCCTGCCCGTACCGCCGCAATTGCTGGTTAGTTACGATAACCCTTTGGCCGATGCCATCGACATGAACGCCCCGGTTTCCGACCGATTTTATGCGGTACTTAACAAGATATTTCCCGGCAAAACCATATCGCCCGAACAGGATTTCTTTAACGACCTGGGCGGCCACTCGCTGCTTGCCGCCGCCTTTGTTTCGCGCCTGCGCAGGGACGCCGGTATGCCCCAGGCATCACTAAAGGATGTATATATGCACCGCCCCTTAAGCGCACTGGCCGCCAGTTGGGAGAGCAAGGTTATCGAAGAAAAAGCCCCAAGGGAATATAATAAAGTAAAAACCTGGCGCTATTACACCTGCTGGGTTGCGCAAACGCTATCGCTGCCTATCATATACGGTTTGTTTGCCATACAGGTGTTTATCCCCTACCTGGGTTATTATTATATAGAGCAGGATCTGGAAAGCAAGGTATACGCCATTGCCACCGCGTTGGGCTTGTTCTGCCTGTTGCCACCGTTTTTTACACTCATCGCTATTATATCAAAATGGATACTGATAGGCCGCATGAAGGAGGGCGATTATCCGCTTTGGGGCAGCTATTACTTTAGGTGGTGGTTTGTGCGCACGCTGCAAAACCTGTTGCCTGTGCAGTTTTTAACCGGCACCCCGCTTTACCCAACTTATTTGCGATTAATGGGCGCCAAAGTTGCCCCCGATGCACAGCTAAGCGCCATGACCATTGGCGCCGAAGACCTGATCAGCATCGGCAGCGATGTCAGTATCAGTTCGGGCGCGGTGCTGAACAATGCCTTTGTTGAAGATGGCTGGCTGAAGCTGCGCCGTATTAGCCTGGGCGATCACGCATACATTGGCAGCAGCGCCCTGATAGCCGGCGACGCGCGAATGGAGGACTGGTCGGAATTGCAGGACTTGAGTTACCTGCAAACCGGTAAAATCATCAAACCCGGCGAAGTTTGGCAGGGTAGCCCGGCGGTTTTAAAGGAAACCAAAAATATTGCCGATCTGCCGCAGCCCTTGCCGGTTAGCAAAGCTACCCGCGTTAAATATAAGCTGCTTTATACACTTACCATATTTGTGTTCCCGTTCATTATCCTGGTGCCGTTGCTGCCTACCATTGTTACCGTTAACAATCTGGATAATGCCGCACCCGATTATAATTTCAATTATATGATCCACGTGCCGGGGCTGGCAGCTATTTATATCGCCTTGTTCGCGCTGGAGACCATTGTGCTAACCCGCCTGCTGCAACACAACATCAAGCCCGGCAAATATCCGGTTTACAGCCTGATGTATGTGCGCAAATGGTTTGCCGATCAGCTGATGTCGCTAAGTTTGGTGGTGATGCACCCTATTTACGCTACGGTTTATATCGGTTCGTTCTTCAGGGCATTAGGCGCTAAAGTGGGCAAAAACACCGAGGTATCCACCGCAAGTAGCGTTACCCACCCCCTGTTGGAGATTGGCGATAACGCCTTTGTGGCCGATGCGGTTACCCTTGGCGAGGCCGACGTACGTGCACAGCAACTTATACTGGCTAAAACAACCATCAATAATAACAGCTTTGTAGGCAACAGCGCCCTTATCCCACAAGGATATACCTTGCCGCCAAATATGCTGATCGGGGTACTTTCCACCCCGCCAACGCCCGAACAAATGGCCGGTAACGATGCCCGCGACTGGTTTGGTTCACCTGCCATCGCCATCCCGCGCCGGCAGGAGAGTAATGCGTTCGATGCGTCGCTGGTGTCCAAACCATCACTTAAACGCAAAGTGGCCCGTGGCTCGGTGGAGCTGGTACGTATCATTCTGCCCGAAACTGCTATCATCTGCTTTAGTATCCTGTTCATTGCCTATGGGCACGACATTATCGTTGATAAATCTTTCTGGGAGGGATTTTTTTGGTTCCCGATCTACTATTTGGGGATAATGGGGATCCCTGCCTTTTTGCTCACCGTAGCTTTGAAGTGGGTCTTCATTGGCAAATACAAAGCCGAGCAAAAACCCATGTGGACCTGGAAGGTTTGGCGCAGTGAGGCCATTACCACCACATACGAGGCATTAGCCGTTCCCTTTTTACTGGAATACCTGCAAGGCACTCCATGGCTCCCCATCGCCCTGCGCTTGATGGGCATGAAAACCGGCAAGCGCGTTTGGCTAAACACCACCGATTTTACCGAGCACGACATGATAGAGATTGGCGACGACACCGCCCTTAACGAGGATTGCGGCCCGCAAACGCACCTTTTTGAAGACCGGGTGATGAAGATAGGCCATGTAAAAATTGGCGAGCGGGTAAATGTAGGCGCACGTACCATTATCCTTTACGATAGCGAGGTAGGTAACGATAACAATATCGAGCCACTATCGCTGGTGATGAAGGGCGAACGTCTGGCACCGGGTACAAGCTGGGCGGGTAGCCCGGTTAATGCGGTGTAG
- a CDS encoding helix-turn-helix transcriptional regulator, giving the protein MTFIKSIYIKTRHITFYALLMAVLVFALKWLEWKFLLLQNAIEIYIGLIALAFTVLGVWVAGQLARPKVETVVVEREVYLSRPGETEINEAELKKLNLSNREYEVLQLLSKGYSNAQIGEHLFLSLSTVKTHASNLFVKMDVKSRAQAIEKAKRLRITA; this is encoded by the coding sequence ATGACGTTTATAAAAAGCATATACATTAAAACAAGGCATATCACCTTCTACGCCTTGCTCATGGCCGTTTTAGTGTTCGCGCTTAAATGGCTGGAATGGAAATTCCTGCTGCTGCAAAATGCTATCGAAATTTATATCGGGTTGATTGCTCTTGCTTTTACCGTGCTGGGCGTATGGGTAGCCGGTCAACTGGCCAGGCCAAAGGTTGAAACGGTGGTAGTTGAACGTGAGGTATACCTGTCGCGACCTGGCGAAACTGAAATAAACGAAGCCGAATTAAAAAAACTAAATCTCAGTAATCGCGAGTATGAAGTGCTGCAACTGCTAAGCAAAGGTTATAGCAATGCCCAAATTGGCGAGCACCTGTTCCTCTCGTTAAGTACGGTTAAAACCCATGCATCAAACCTGTTTGTTAAGATGGATGTAAAAAGCCGGGCGCAGGCGATCGAGAAGGCCAAAAGATTACGGATCACGGCGTAA
- a CDS encoding DUF4199 domain-containing protein, whose product MKRNVLIFGLVLGAILCGNMIYMVHLCYTNPDFKSNDVVGYAAMIVIFSLVFFGVRNYRNKELGGMISFGQAFKTGALIALAGATMYVLVWLFYYYLFVPDYLDKYITHVLKEVAQEKPAELAAKTKEMAGFKDMYKNTFFVIIITYAEVLPVGLVVALVSALVLKRKNKAVVTA is encoded by the coding sequence ATGAAAAGGAACGTATTGATCTTTGGCCTGGTACTGGGGGCCATACTGTGTGGAAATATGATCTACATGGTTCACTTGTGTTATACCAATCCCGATTTTAAAAGTAACGATGTTGTTGGCTACGCGGCCATGATCGTTATTTTTTCGCTGGTGTTTTTCGGGGTGCGGAATTATCGTAATAAGGAGCTGGGCGGAATGATCTCCTTCGGGCAGGCGTTTAAAACCGGCGCGCTGATTGCCCTGGCCGGCGCTACCATGTATGTGCTGGTTTGGTTGTTTTATTATTATTTGTTTGTGCCCGATTACCTGGATAAATACATAACCCATGTACTAAAAGAGGTGGCACAGGAAAAACCTGCCGAACTTGCCGCGAAAACCAAAGAGATGGCCGGCTTTAAGGATATGTATAAAAATACCTTTTTTGTAATTATCATCACCTATGCCGAAGTATTGCCCGTGGGATTGGTGGTGGCACTGGTGAGCGCCCTGGTATTAAAAAGAAAGAACAAAGCTGTGGTAACCGCTTAA
- a CDS encoding SRPBCC family protein: MAKMIQHQFFYPHPPELVWEYMTTAELIAQWMMKNDFKPEVGHKFQFTAKPMPEMDFDGNIYCQVLELTPFKKLSYSWMFGPGDGAPQTESIVHWTLTAKENGTELLLQHRDFKGLNFSAMFDSMNKGWQVLMEKILQTINAANDGTAKA, translated from the coding sequence ATGGCAAAAATGATCCAACACCAATTTTTTTACCCTCACCCGCCCGAGCTGGTTTGGGAGTACATGACCACTGCCGAACTGATAGCGCAATGGATGATGAAAAACGATTTTAAACCCGAAGTAGGGCACAAATTTCAATTCACGGCTAAACCCATGCCCGAAATGGATTTTGATGGAAATATCTACTGCCAGGTTTTAGAGTTAACCCCGTTTAAAAAGCTATCCTACTCGTGGATGTTTGGTCCGGGCGATGGTGCCCCGCAAACCGAATCGATAGTACACTGGACGCTGACCGCTAAAGAAAACGGCACCGAATTGCTATTGCAGCATCGCGATTTTAAAGGGCTGAACTTCTCGGCCATGTTCGATTCGATGAACAAAGGCTGGCAGGTGCTTATGGAAAAGATACTGCAAACCATAAACGCCGCCAACGATGGAACAGCAAAGGCTTGA
- a CDS encoding ArsR/SmtB family transcription factor, whose amino-acid sequence MEQQRLDAFQVIADPSRRQILYLLSKDSLTINALAENFDMSRPAVSKHIKVLDNAGFISIQDVGRERYCSLKQDGFNELNKWLEYYDSFWERKLKNLGALLNERNKK is encoded by the coding sequence ATGGAACAGCAAAGGCTTGACGCGTTCCAGGTAATAGCCGACCCCAGCCGCAGGCAAATATTGTACCTGCTATCTAAAGACAGCCTGACCATTAACGCCCTGGCCGAGAACTTTGATATGAGCAGGCCGGCGGTTTCCAAACACATTAAAGTGCTGGATAATGCCGGCTTTATATCGATACAGGATGTGGGCCGCGAGCGTTACTGCAGCCTGAAGCAGGACGGCTTTAACGAACTGAACAAATGGCTGGAATATTATGATAGCTTCTGGGAGCGGAAACTGAAGAACCTGGGGGCATTATTAAACGAACGGAACAAAAAATAA
- a CDS encoding SRPBCC family protein — protein sequence MEDQNFSKTFTVDKTPEEVFNAISNVCSWWTENLEGASQNLNDEFEVRFGDVHYSRQKLSEVIPGKRMVWLITDSKLTFVEDHHEWTGTETVFEISAVDNKTQLTFTHKGLTPKFQCYNGCSSGWTYYINSLHQFIETGKGVPDERVMTV from the coding sequence ATGGAAGATCAGAATTTCAGTAAAACCTTTACGGTAGACAAAACACCGGAAGAGGTATTCAACGCCATCAGCAACGTGTGCAGCTGGTGGACAGAAAATTTAGAAGGCGCATCGCAAAACCTAAACGATGAATTTGAGGTGCGCTTTGGCGATGTGCATTATTCGCGGCAAAAATTAAGCGAAGTGATCCCCGGCAAAAGGATGGTTTGGCTAATTACCGATAGCAAACTAACTTTTGTGGAAGACCATCACGAATGGACGGGCACCGAAACCGTTTTTGAAATATCAGCAGTTGATAACAAAACACAACTAACGTTTACGCACAAGGGCCTTACCCCTAAATTTCAATGCTACAACGGCTGCTCATCGGGCTGGACCTATTATATCAACAGCCTGCACCAGTTTATTGAAACCGGGAAAGGTGTGCCTGATGAGCGGGTAATGACTGTATAA